A region of Micromonospora chokoriensis DNA encodes the following proteins:
- a CDS encoding transporter substrate-binding domain-containing protein — MNSGRSQSRLRSVASTLAVALTLALAAAAGCDSRQEPDLQSVQEKMRETHIYGQSKLRIGVATNEPLMGELRNGKHAGFDVEIAKYIAASLGYEGDQRLEFVPVATEERIPALQGGTVDLVVSSFSITEERKKVVSFAGPYFVTTQEVMVPTRLKGKISTIEDLRNPDYKICTSGGSTTEAELGSHQVKALVVKTVGDCVNGIRAGRYDAVSSDETILAGFLARHPKEFEIVDLPFGTSELLGIGVPIGDPALRDLVAFFLQKSYQQGRDEQASPWQTAYNQTLGPWLTAEKRQPQPLEVPKLVDFDDKAPAK, encoded by the coding sequence ATGAACTCAGGCAGGTCGCAGTCCCGGCTCCGCTCGGTCGCGTCGACGCTGGCCGTCGCCCTCACCCTCGCCCTGGCCGCCGCCGCGGGCTGCGACAGTCGGCAGGAGCCCGACCTGCAATCGGTGCAGGAGAAGATGCGCGAGACGCACATCTACGGCCAGTCGAAGCTGCGGATCGGTGTCGCCACGAACGAGCCGTTGATGGGCGAGTTGCGGAACGGCAAGCACGCCGGTTTCGACGTCGAGATCGCCAAGTACATCGCCGCCTCCCTGGGCTACGAGGGGGACCAGCGGCTGGAGTTCGTGCCGGTGGCCACCGAGGAGCGGATCCCCGCGCTCCAGGGCGGCACTGTGGACCTCGTGGTCTCCAGCTTCTCCATCACCGAGGAGCGCAAGAAGGTGGTGAGCTTCGCCGGGCCGTACTTCGTCACCACCCAGGAGGTGATGGTGCCGACCCGGTTGAAGGGCAAGATCAGCACCATCGAGGACCTCCGTAACCCGGACTACAAGATCTGCACCAGCGGCGGCTCCACCACCGAGGCCGAGCTGGGAAGTCACCAGGTCAAGGCGTTGGTCGTGAAGACCGTGGGTGACTGCGTCAACGGCATCCGGGCCGGCCGCTACGACGCGGTCAGCTCCGACGAGACGATCCTCGCCGGCTTCCTGGCCCGGCACCCGAAGGAGTTCGAGATCGTCGACCTGCCCTTCGGCACCAGCGAGTTGCTGGGCATCGGCGTGCCGATCGGCGACCCGGCACTCCGCGATCTGGTCGCGTTCTTCCTGCAGAAGAGCTACCAGCAGGGCCGCGACGAGCAGGCGAGCCCGTGGCAGACCGCGTACAACCAGACCCTCGGTCCGTGGCTGACGGCCGAGAAGCGCCAGCCGCAACCGCTGGAGGTGCCGAAGCTCGTCGACTTCGACGACAAGGCGCCCGCGAAGTGA
- a CDS encoding PadR family transcriptional regulator, which yields MTKAPLHEATYLILTALVEAPRHGYAVLEEVRRISDGRVDLRAGTLYAALDRLRTEGLVDIEREEQVQSRLRRYYRLTASGAQRLAEESARLRSNAEAASVRLRRAGFILDGGAA from the coding sequence ATGACGAAGGCTCCCCTGCACGAAGCGACCTACCTGATCCTCACCGCGCTCGTCGAGGCACCACGGCACGGGTACGCCGTCCTCGAAGAGGTCCGCCGAATCTCCGACGGGCGCGTCGACCTGCGCGCCGGCACCCTCTACGCGGCCCTCGACCGGCTGCGGACCGAGGGTCTCGTCGACATCGAGCGGGAGGAGCAGGTGCAGTCCCGGTTGCGGCGGTACTACCGACTCACCGCGTCGGGAGCCCAACGCCTGGCCGAGGAGTCGGCGCGCCTGCGGAGCAACGCCGAAGCGGCCAGCGTACGGCTGCGTCGTGCCGGCTTCATCCTCGACGGCGGTGCGGCATGA
- a CDS encoding acyl-CoA dehydrogenase family protein has translation MTFDLTPEQDQLRDAVRALGRRYGHGYFVEKARAGEHTTELWAEAGRLGYLGVNIPTEYGGGGGGITELAIVCEELAAAGCPLLLLVVSPAIAATVLTRHGTEEQRKRHLPGLADGSQKIVFAITEPEAGSNFHRLGTVARRDGDGWLLNGRKCYISGVDEAGHVLVVARVAVDDGPAGSGDTSPQRLKPALFLVPTDAAGLTRSKLDMEIVSPENQFLLYLDDVRVPADALLGESLDAGLPALFAGLNPERITVAAMGAGTGRYAIERASEYTATRKVWGGRSIGSHQGVSHPLAHAAVQVELARLMIQKAATLYDAGRDLEAGVSGNMAKYAAGEAAALAVDTAVQVLGGAGMTTEYGVATLLGAVRAGRIAPVSREMILNFVAQHVLGQEKSY, from the coding sequence ATGACCTTCGACCTCACCCCCGAGCAGGATCAGCTACGCGACGCCGTGCGGGCGCTCGGCCGTCGCTACGGCCACGGTTACTTCGTCGAGAAGGCGAGGGCCGGCGAACACACCACCGAACTCTGGGCGGAGGCCGGCCGGCTCGGCTACCTGGGGGTCAACATCCCCACCGAGTACGGCGGTGGGGGCGGCGGCATCACCGAGCTGGCGATCGTCTGTGAGGAGTTGGCGGCGGCCGGCTGCCCGTTGCTGCTGCTGGTGGTCTCCCCCGCTATCGCGGCGACGGTGCTGACCCGGCACGGCACCGAGGAGCAGCGCAAACGACACCTGCCCGGTCTCGCGGACGGCTCCCAGAAGATCGTCTTCGCGATCACCGAGCCGGAGGCGGGCTCCAACTTCCACCGGCTCGGCACCGTGGCCCGCCGCGACGGCGACGGCTGGCTGCTCAACGGTCGTAAGTGCTACATCTCCGGTGTCGACGAGGCCGGTCACGTGCTGGTGGTGGCCCGTGTCGCCGTCGATGACGGCCCAGCCGGCTCAGGGGATACGTCTCCGCAGCGGCTCAAGCCCGCGTTGTTCCTGGTGCCGACCGACGCGGCCGGGTTGACCAGATCCAAGCTGGACATGGAGATCGTGTCCCCGGAGAACCAGTTCCTGCTCTACCTGGACGACGTGCGGGTGCCCGCCGACGCGCTGCTCGGTGAGTCGCTGGACGCCGGGCTGCCGGCGCTCTTCGCCGGGCTCAACCCGGAGCGGATCACCGTGGCGGCGATGGGTGCCGGCACCGGCCGGTACGCCATCGAACGGGCCAGCGAGTACACCGCCACCCGCAAGGTCTGGGGTGGTCGGAGCATCGGTTCCCACCAGGGCGTCTCGCACCCGTTGGCACACGCGGCCGTGCAGGTGGAGCTGGCCCGCCTCATGATCCAGAAGGCGGCCACCCTCTACGACGCGGGCCGCGACCTGGAGGCTGGGGTGTCCGGCAACATGGCCAAGTACGCGGCCGGGGAGGCCGCCGCGCTCGCCGTGGACACTGCCGTCCAGGTGCTCGGCGGGGCTGGCATGACCACCGAGTACGGGGTGGCCACGCTGCTCGGCGCGGTACGGGCCGGCCGGATCGCCCCGGTCAGCCGGGAGATGATCCTCAACTTCGTCGCCCAGCACGTCCTGGGTCAGGAGAAGTCCTACTGA
- a CDS encoding acetyl/propionyl/methylcrotonyl-CoA carboxylase subunit alpha has translation MIERLLVANRGEIARRVFATCRALGVDTVAVHSDADADAPFVRDADQAVRLPGNTPAETYLRVDLILDAARRTGADAVHPGYGFLAENAEFAAAVTDAGLTWVGPPAKVIAAMGDKLAAKTLLAEAGVPMLPSWTDADQVTDFPVLVKASAGGGGRGMRIVRDAAELAEAVASARREAAAAFGDGTVFIERYVERGRHVEVQIFGDTYGTVAALGVRECSIQRRHQKIIEEAPGVVGAELRERLHEAAVAAGRAVDYVSAGTVEFLLAPTGEFFFLEMNTRLQVEHPVTELTTPVGLDLVRLQLLVAEGDPLPEHGQHPAARGYAIEARLCAEDPAQGWRPATGTLHRFDVPGVDREFGWLQRAGLRLDSGVVAGSEVGVHYDSLLAKVIAVAPTRSEAVRALAGALARAELHGVATNRDLLVRVLRSPEFAAADIDTGFLDRHPEVFAPLLPAEQVPVTALAAALASAAGRRVSSPVLAGLPSGWRNVPAVPQVTRFTGPDGEIEVRYRLDRTGGLAEWSTDPSADDATVALVEATPDRVVLDVDGVRRAFRVHRVLSTVFVDGPGGAASLTELPRLPLPTAEVAAGSLLAPLPGAVTRVHVQVGQRVAAGEPLLTLEAMKLEHPVLAPTDGVVAELPVPAGGQVRTGAVLAVVTTEEDPR, from the coding sequence ATGATCGAACGCTTGCTCGTTGCCAACCGGGGGGAGATCGCGCGCCGGGTCTTCGCGACCTGCCGGGCGCTGGGCGTGGACACGGTGGCCGTGCACTCGGACGCGGACGCCGACGCGCCGTTCGTCCGGGACGCCGACCAGGCGGTCCGGCTGCCCGGGAACACTCCGGCCGAGACGTACCTGCGGGTCGACCTGATCCTGGACGCGGCCCGGCGCACCGGCGCGGACGCCGTCCACCCGGGTTACGGGTTCCTGGCCGAGAACGCCGAGTTCGCGGCGGCGGTGACCGACGCCGGGCTGACCTGGGTCGGGCCGCCGGCCAAGGTGATCGCCGCGATGGGCGACAAGCTGGCGGCGAAGACGCTGCTCGCCGAGGCGGGTGTGCCGATGCTGCCGAGCTGGACCGACGCCGACCAGGTCACCGACTTCCCGGTGCTGGTGAAGGCGTCCGCCGGTGGTGGTGGCCGGGGGATGCGGATCGTCCGGGACGCCGCGGAGCTTGCCGAGGCCGTCGCCTCCGCGCGCCGCGAGGCGGCTGCGGCGTTCGGCGACGGCACCGTCTTCATCGAGCGGTACGTCGAACGGGGCCGGCACGTCGAGGTGCAGATCTTCGGCGACACCTACGGTACGGTCGCCGCTCTCGGTGTTCGGGAGTGCTCGATCCAGCGCCGGCACCAGAAGATCATCGAGGAGGCGCCCGGGGTCGTCGGGGCGGAGCTGCGGGAGCGCCTGCACGAGGCAGCGGTGGCGGCCGGGCGCGCAGTGGACTACGTGAGCGCCGGGACTGTGGAGTTCCTGCTGGCACCGACCGGGGAGTTCTTCTTCCTGGAGATGAACACCCGCCTCCAGGTGGAGCACCCGGTCACCGAGCTGACCACCCCGGTCGGGCTGGACCTCGTCCGGCTGCAACTGCTGGTGGCCGAGGGCGACCCGCTGCCGGAGCACGGCCAGCACCCCGCAGCGCGGGGCTACGCGATCGAGGCGCGGCTGTGCGCCGAAGATCCGGCGCAGGGCTGGCGGCCCGCCACCGGCACGCTGCACCGCTTCGACGTGCCGGGAGTGGACCGCGAGTTCGGCTGGCTCCAGCGGGCCGGCCTGCGGCTGGACTCCGGCGTGGTGGCGGGCTCCGAGGTGGGCGTGCACTACGACTCGCTGCTCGCCAAGGTGATCGCCGTGGCGCCGACCCGGTCCGAGGCAGTCCGCGCGCTGGCGGGCGCGCTGGCGCGGGCCGAGTTGCACGGGGTGGCAACCAACCGCGATCTGCTGGTCCGGGTGCTCCGCAGCCCGGAGTTCGCGGCGGCCGACATCGACACCGGTTTCCTGGACCGGCACCCTGAGGTCTTCGCCCCGCTGCTCCCCGCCGAACAGGTTCCGGTCACCGCCCTCGCCGCCGCGCTCGCCTCGGCTGCCGGCCGTCGCGTGTCGTCCCCGGTGCTCGCCGGGCTGCCGTCAGGCTGGCGCAACGTACCGGCGGTCCCGCAGGTCACCCGGTTCACCGGCCCCGACGGCGAGATCGAGGTCCGCTACCGGCTGGACCGCACGGGCGGCCTCGCCGAATGGTCCACCGACCCGTCGGCCGACGACGCCACGGTGGCGCTGGTCGAGGCGACCCCGGACCGGGTGGTGCTCGACGTCGACGGGGTCCGCCGCGCGTTCCGCGTACACCGGGTGCTGTCGACGGTCTTCGTGGACGGCCCGGGCGGGGCGGCGAGCCTGACCGAGCTGCCGCGCCTCCCGTTGCCCACCGCGGAGGTGGCCGCCGGGTCGCTGCTCGCGCCGCTGCCGGGCGCGGTGACCCGGGTGCACGTCCAGGTCGGCCAGCGGGTCGCGGCCGGCGAACCGCTGCTCACGCTCGAAGCGATGAAGCTGGAACATCCCGTGCTCGCCCCGACCGACGGTGTGGTCGCCGAACTGCCGGTGCCGGCCGGCGGCCAGGTCCGGACGGGCGCCGTGCTGGCTGTGGTCACTACCGAGGAGGATCCCCGATGA
- a CDS encoding acyl-CoA carboxylase subunit beta: MSTLDSAIDPTAPGYVANRAALLERLAELDAALDQARAGGGEKYVSRHHGRGKLLPRERIELLVDADSPFLELSPVAAFGTDFPVGASVVTGIGVVEGVECLIVANDPTVRGGAVNPWSLAKTRRAGEIALANRLPMVNLVESAGADLPTQAEIFIPGGRVFRDLTRLSAAGIPTVSVVFGNATAGGAYVPGMSDHVIMIRDRSQVYLAGPPLVKMATGEVTDDESLGGAEMHAGTSGLADHLAEDERDGIRLARQCVRRLNWRKHGPPPRSAVPQPPKYDPEELLGITSADLKVPFDPREVLARILDGSEFDEFKPAYGGALVTGWGELHGYPVGVLANARGVLFSEEAQKAAQFIQLANAADTPLIFLQNTTGYMVGTEYEQRGIIKHGALMINAVSNSTVPHLTVNLGASYGAGNYGMCGRAYEPRFLFTWPNAKSAVMGPAQLAGVLSIVARQAAAARGRDYDEESDAAMRMMVEQQIESQSGALFLSGRLYDDGVIDPRDTRTVLGLCLSAIHSGPVKGADGYGIFRM, from the coding sequence GTGAGCACTCTGGACAGCGCGATCGACCCGACGGCACCCGGGTACGTGGCGAACCGGGCAGCCCTGCTGGAGCGGCTGGCCGAGTTGGATGCCGCTCTGGACCAGGCGCGGGCGGGCGGCGGCGAGAAGTACGTGTCCCGGCACCACGGGCGCGGCAAGTTGCTGCCCCGGGAACGCATCGAGTTGCTGGTGGACGCGGACAGCCCGTTCCTGGAGTTGTCGCCGGTCGCCGCGTTCGGCACGGACTTCCCGGTCGGGGCCAGCGTGGTGACCGGGATCGGGGTGGTCGAGGGCGTGGAGTGCCTGATCGTCGCGAACGACCCGACGGTACGCGGCGGCGCGGTCAACCCGTGGTCGCTCGCGAAGACCCGGCGGGCGGGTGAGATCGCGTTGGCCAACCGGCTGCCGATGGTCAACCTGGTCGAGTCGGCCGGGGCGGACCTGCCCACCCAGGCGGAGATCTTCATCCCGGGTGGTCGGGTGTTCCGTGACCTGACCCGGCTCTCGGCGGCGGGCATCCCCACGGTCAGCGTGGTCTTCGGCAACGCGACGGCCGGTGGCGCGTACGTGCCGGGGATGTCCGACCACGTGATCATGATTCGGGACCGGTCGCAGGTCTACCTGGCCGGGCCGCCGCTGGTGAAGATGGCGACCGGCGAGGTCACCGACGACGAGTCGTTGGGTGGCGCGGAGATGCACGCCGGCACGTCCGGGCTGGCGGACCATCTGGCCGAGGACGAGCGGGACGGGATCCGGTTGGCCCGCCAGTGCGTACGCCGGTTGAACTGGCGCAAGCACGGCCCGCCGCCGCGTTCGGCGGTGCCGCAGCCACCGAAGTACGACCCGGAGGAGCTGCTCGGCATCACCAGCGCCGACCTGAAGGTGCCGTTCGACCCGCGTGAGGTGCTGGCCCGGATCCTCGACGGCAGCGAGTTCGACGAGTTCAAGCCGGCGTACGGGGGCGCGTTGGTCACCGGCTGGGGTGAGCTGCACGGTTACCCGGTGGGCGTACTCGCGAATGCCCGCGGGGTGCTGTTCAGCGAGGAGGCGCAGAAGGCGGCCCAGTTCATCCAGCTCGCTAACGCCGCCGACACCCCGTTGATCTTCCTGCAGAACACCACCGGCTACATGGTCGGCACCGAGTACGAGCAGCGCGGCATCATCAAGCACGGCGCACTCATGATCAATGCGGTGTCCAACTCGACGGTGCCGCACCTGACGGTGAACCTGGGCGCCTCGTACGGGGCCGGCAACTACGGCATGTGTGGCCGCGCGTACGAGCCGAGGTTCCTGTTCACCTGGCCGAACGCGAAGTCGGCGGTGATGGGCCCGGCGCAGCTCGCCGGTGTGCTGTCGATCGTGGCCCGGCAGGCCGCCGCCGCACGGGGGCGCGACTACGACGAGGAGTCCGACGCGGCGATGCGGATGATGGTCGAGCAGCAGATCGAGTCGCAGTCCGGTGCGCTGTTCCTCTCCGGCCGGCTCTACGACGACGGGGTGATCGACCCGCGCGACACCCGTACCGTCCTCGGGCTCTGCCTCTCGGCGATCCACAGCGGACCCGTCAAGGGTGCCGACGGCTACGGCATCTTCCGGATGTGA
- a CDS encoding acyl-CoA dehydrogenase family protein, which yields MSIVDTPERRQLRELTRAFVTREVLPHLDDWERAGEVPRALHATAAKIGLLGIGFPESVGGSGGDLLDSIIVTEELIRAGGSSGLVAALFTHGIALPHMVAAAGAHTGGSLGGRLGGTPSPGEDGLIERYVRPTLAGTMIGALAITEPDGGSDVAGIRTTARRDGDHYVVNGSKTYITSGHRADFVTTAVCTDFPGSGALTLLVIDKDSPGFTVGRRLEKLGWHCSDTAELSFVDVRVPVTNRIGAEDTGFLAIMQNFAAERLSLATQAYATAQRCVELAVRWCRDRETFGRPLASRQLIRHRLAEMHTRAEAARSYVHEVAGRVAAGEPVVTEVAMAKNVAVAACDHVVDQALQLHGGFGYLRDAEVERHYRDARILGIGGGTTEIMNEIIAKGIGL from the coding sequence ATGAGCATCGTGGACACGCCGGAGCGGCGGCAGCTTCGGGAGCTGACCCGGGCCTTCGTGACGCGCGAGGTGTTGCCGCACCTGGACGACTGGGAGCGGGCCGGTGAGGTGCCCCGGGCGCTGCACGCCACCGCCGCGAAGATCGGTCTGCTCGGCATCGGCTTCCCCGAGTCGGTCGGCGGCAGCGGCGGTGACCTGCTCGACTCGATCATCGTGACCGAGGAGCTGATCCGCGCGGGTGGCTCGTCCGGGCTGGTGGCGGCCCTGTTCACGCACGGCATCGCGCTGCCGCACATGGTCGCGGCGGCTGGTGCCCACACCGGGGGTTCGCTGGGCGGCCGGCTCGGCGGCACCCCGTCCCCGGGGGAGGACGGCCTGATCGAGCGGTACGTCCGACCCACCCTGGCCGGCACGATGATCGGCGCGTTGGCGATCACCGAACCGGACGGCGGTTCCGACGTGGCCGGCATCCGCACCACGGCCCGCCGGGACGGCGACCACTACGTGGTGAACGGGTCGAAGACGTACATCACCAGCGGGCACCGGGCCGACTTCGTGACCACCGCCGTCTGCACCGACTTCCCGGGTAGCGGCGCGCTCACCCTGCTGGTGATCGACAAGGACAGCCCCGGGTTCACGGTGGGACGCCGGTTGGAGAAGCTGGGCTGGCACTGCTCGGACACCGCCGAGCTGTCCTTCGTCGACGTGCGGGTGCCGGTGACGAACCGGATCGGCGCGGAGGACACCGGCTTCCTGGCGATCATGCAGAACTTCGCCGCGGAGCGGCTGTCGCTGGCCACCCAGGCGTACGCGACGGCGCAGCGTTGCGTGGAGCTGGCCGTGCGCTGGTGCCGGGACCGGGAGACGTTCGGGCGTCCGCTGGCCAGCCGGCAGTTGATCCGGCACCGGCTGGCGGAGATGCACACGCGGGCCGAGGCGGCCCGGTCGTACGTGCACGAGGTGGCCGGCCGGGTCGCCGCTGGCGAGCCGGTGGTGACCGAGGTGGCGATGGCGAAGAACGTGGCCGTGGCCGCCTGCGACCACGTCGTCGACCAGGCACTGCAACTGCACGGCGGCTTCGGCTACCTGCGCGACGCGGAGGTGGAGCGCCACTACCGCGACGCGCGGATCCTCGGCATCGGCGGCGGCACCACCGAGATCATGAACGAGATCATCGCGAAGGGCATAGGGCTGTGA
- a CDS encoding acyclic terpene utilization AtuA family protein, with translation MIRIGNASGFYGDRFTAWREMLDGGELDVLTGDYLAELTMLILARDRLRDPDLGYAKTFLRQLETCLGTALDRGVRIVTNAGGLNPAGLAAAVDALATRLGLAAKVGYVEGDTIQRPDALSANAYLGAFGIAACLDGGADVVVTGRVTDASLVVGPAIARYGWGRDDLDQLAGATVAGHLVECGAQVTGGNFSFFTELPDGGHRPGFPIAEVYADGSTVLTKHQGTGGAVTVETVTAQLLYEIGGPAYLGPDVVTRLDTVALSPDGPDRVRVSGVRGTPPPATLKVGVNNLGGFRNSMTFVLCGLDVEAKAALVRGQVEEAVGTDGLEFTLARTDHPDAADTEAASALLHVHLRHGDKARAGRAFSAAAVELALASYPGCTLTTLPGDATPYGVFTADEVPQHAVAHVAVLPGGERVSVAPPLRTAPTSKDETTPGGNATADGPTRRGALGELVGARSGDKGGDANLGVWARNDAAYGWLRDWLTVARLAELLPETAPLSVKRYELPNLRAVNFVVEGLLGEGVAASTRFDPQAKALGELLRARIVDLAADVPTEAGGPTEAGGPTEATRPAATGVTR, from the coding sequence GTGATCCGCATCGGTAACGCCTCCGGCTTCTACGGGGACCGGTTCACCGCCTGGCGCGAGATGCTCGACGGCGGTGAGCTGGACGTGTTGACCGGTGACTACCTGGCCGAGTTGACCATGCTGATCCTCGCCCGGGACCGGCTGCGCGACCCCGACCTGGGCTACGCGAAGACGTTCCTGCGTCAACTGGAGACCTGCCTCGGCACCGCCCTGGACCGTGGGGTGCGGATCGTGACCAACGCCGGCGGGTTGAACCCGGCCGGCCTGGCCGCCGCCGTCGACGCCCTCGCGACCCGGCTGGGCCTGGCCGCGAAGGTGGGGTACGTCGAGGGCGACACGATCCAACGACCGGATGCGTTGAGCGCCAACGCCTACCTGGGCGCGTTCGGGATCGCCGCGTGCCTCGACGGTGGCGCGGACGTGGTGGTCACCGGCCGGGTCACCGACGCGTCGCTGGTGGTCGGCCCGGCCATCGCCCGGTACGGGTGGGGTCGCGACGACCTCGACCAGCTGGCCGGGGCGACGGTCGCAGGCCACCTCGTCGAATGCGGCGCGCAGGTCACCGGGGGAAACTTCAGCTTCTTCACCGAGCTGCCCGACGGAGGGCACCGACCCGGTTTCCCGATCGCCGAGGTGTACGCCGACGGCTCGACGGTGCTCACCAAGCATCAGGGCACCGGTGGCGCGGTCACCGTGGAGACGGTCACCGCACAGCTGCTCTACGAGATCGGCGGGCCGGCGTACCTGGGGCCGGACGTGGTCACCCGACTGGACACGGTGGCGCTGAGCCCGGACGGACCGGACCGGGTCCGAGTCTCCGGCGTCCGGGGCACCCCGCCGCCGGCCACGCTGAAAGTGGGCGTCAACAACCTCGGTGGCTTCCGCAACTCGATGACGTTCGTCCTCTGCGGACTGGACGTCGAGGCGAAGGCGGCGCTGGTACGCGGGCAGGTCGAGGAGGCGGTCGGCACGGACGGGTTGGAGTTCACGCTGGCCCGCACCGACCACCCGGACGCCGCCGACACCGAGGCGGCCAGCGCGCTGCTGCACGTACACCTGCGGCACGGCGACAAGGCACGGGCCGGGCGGGCGTTCTCGGCCGCCGCGGTGGAACTGGCGTTGGCTTCGTACCCGGGCTGCACGCTGACCACGCTGCCCGGCGACGCGACACCGTACGGTGTCTTCACCGCCGACGAGGTGCCGCAGCACGCGGTGGCTCACGTCGCGGTGCTGCCCGGCGGTGAGCGGGTGTCGGTCGCCCCGCCGCTCCGTACCGCACCCACGTCGAAGGACGAGACGACCCCGGGCGGGAACGCGACGGCTGACGGCCCGACCCGCCGTGGCGCGCTCGGCGAGCTGGTCGGCGCGCGCTCCGGGGACAAGGGTGGAGATGCCAACCTGGGCGTCTGGGCCCGCAACGACGCCGCGTACGGGTGGCTGCGCGACTGGTTGACAGTGGCGCGCCTGGCGGAGCTGCTGCCGGAGACCGCGCCACTGTCGGTGAAGCGCTACGAGCTGCCGAACCTGCGTGCGGTCAACTTCGTCGTCGAGGGTCTGCTCGGGGAGGGGGTGGCCGCGTCCACCCGGTTCGATCCGCAGGCCAAGGCGCTCGGTGAGCTGCTGCGGGCCCGGATCGTCGACCTAGCCGCCGACGTGCCGACCGAAGCAGGCGGGCCGACCGAAGCAGGCGGGCCGACCGAAGCAACCCGGCCCGCAGCGACCGGGGTGACCCGATGA
- a CDS encoding TIGR03084 family metal-binding protein, with translation MVDLTDLLADLAAESARLDALVAPLPAADWARPTPAPGWSIGHQVAHLAWTDHVALLAATDAEAFYATVVSAPDPTRMVDAGAEEFLAPPQELLHRWRTGRSALADALSTVPAGEKLPWYGTRMSATSMATARIMETWAHGEDVAETLGVVRPDSERLRHVAHLGVRTLGHGFAAHGRAAPTTPVRVELVGPGGDTWSWGPADAADRVSGPARDFCLLVTQRRHRADLALVATGPVADEWLDVAQAFAGPPGVGREPAGGDGVRA, from the coding sequence ATGGTCGACCTCACCGACCTGCTCGCGGATCTGGCCGCCGAGTCCGCCCGACTGGACGCCCTGGTGGCCCCGCTGCCGGCAGCCGACTGGGCCCGTCCCACCCCGGCGCCCGGTTGGAGCATCGGACACCAGGTCGCGCACCTCGCCTGGACCGACCACGTGGCGCTGCTCGCCGCCACCGACGCCGAGGCGTTCTACGCGACGGTGGTCAGCGCACCGGACCCGACCCGGATGGTCGACGCGGGCGCCGAGGAATTCCTCGCCCCGCCGCAGGAACTGCTTCACCGCTGGCGGACCGGGCGGTCGGCGCTGGCCGACGCGCTGAGCACCGTCCCGGCCGGCGAGAAGTTGCCCTGGTACGGCACCCGCATGTCGGCCACCTCGATGGCCACCGCCCGGATCATGGAGACCTGGGCACACGGAGAGGACGTGGCGGAGACCCTCGGCGTCGTCCGCCCCGACAGCGAGCGGCTACGGCACGTCGCGCACCTCGGTGTGCGTACCCTCGGGCACGGTTTCGCCGCCCACGGCCGGGCGGCGCCGACGACGCCGGTCCGGGTCGAGCTGGTCGGGCCCGGCGGCGACACGTGGAGTTGGGGGCCGGCGGACGCCGCCGACCGGGTGAGTGGCCCGGCTCGGGACTTCTGCCTGCTGGTCACCCAGCGCCGGCACCGCGCCGACCTCGCGCTGGTCGCCACCGGCCCGGTCGCCGACGAATGGCTCGACGTGGCGCAGGCGTTCGCCGGGCCGCCGGGCGTCGGCCGTGAGCCGGCGGGCGGAGACGGGGTACGAGCGTGA
- a CDS encoding TetR/AcrR family transcriptional regulator, with the protein MPSTPTRVPQQERSRATQARLLEATVDCLIEHGWSGTTTTVVAARAGVSRGAQLHHYPTKAALVTAAVAHLAERRAAELRTEAEALPAGPQRLDRVIDLLGVAFTGPLFVAALELWVAARTDRELRDALVPLEATVGREMHRLTVALLGVDERRPGVREAVQATLDLLRGLGVANLLSDDSARRTALLATWKRQLATLLTP; encoded by the coding sequence GTGCCTTCCACACCGACGCGAGTCCCTCAGCAGGAACGCAGTCGTGCCACCCAGGCCCGGCTGCTGGAGGCGACCGTCGACTGCCTGATCGAGCACGGCTGGTCCGGCACCACGACCACTGTCGTCGCCGCCCGGGCCGGTGTCTCGCGGGGGGCCCAGCTGCACCACTACCCGACGAAGGCCGCGCTGGTGACGGCCGCCGTGGCCCACCTCGCCGAGCGGCGGGCCGCCGAGTTGCGCACCGAGGCCGAGGCGTTGCCGGCCGGGCCGCAGCGCCTCGACCGGGTGATCGACCTGCTCGGCGTCGCGTTCACCGGGCCGCTGTTCGTGGCCGCACTCGAACTCTGGGTCGCCGCCCGCACCGACCGGGAACTCCGGGACGCCCTGGTGCCGCTGGAGGCGACAGTCGGCCGGGAGATGCACCGACTCACGGTCGCCCTGCTCGGCGTCGACGAGCGTCGACCCGGCGTCCGCGAAGCGGTGCAGGCCACCCTCGACCTGCTCCGCGGGCTCGGAGTGGCCAACCTGCTCAGCGACGACTCCGCCCGCCGTACCGCCCTGTTGGCCACCTGGAAGCGCCAGCTCGCCACCCTGCTCACGCCCTGA